In Gopherus flavomarginatus isolate rGopFla2 chromosome 1, rGopFla2.mat.asm, whole genome shotgun sequence, a single genomic region encodes these proteins:
- the TMEM168 gene encoding transmembrane protein 168 isoform X2, protein MTLQEVIAALHFLDESQTVTFCRPKNGIFMSVFLIVLPLESMAHGLFHELGNCLGGTCVGYAVVIPTNFCSPDGQPTLLPPEHVQELNLRSTGMLNTIQRFFAYHMIETYGCDYSTSGLSFDTVHSKLKSFLELRTADGPRHDTYVLYYSGHSHRTGEWALAGGDALRLDTLLEWWREKNGSFCSRLIIVLDCENSQSWVKEVRKVNDLYIAVQGAEFARVVDIEEADPPQLGDFTREWVEYNCNPDNSISWSEKGRAVKAVYGVSKRWSDYTLHLPTGSDIAKHWMMYFPRVTYPLVHLANWFCGLNLFWVCKAFFRCLKRLKMNWFLPTVLDTGQGFKLVKS, encoded by the exons CCAAAGAATGGGATCTTCATGAGTGTGTTTCTGATTGTTTTGCCTCTGGAGTCAATGGCTCATGGGCTTTTCCATGAACTGGGGAACTGCTTGGGAGGAACATGTGTTGGATATGCTGTTGTGATTCCCACCAACTTCTGCAG tCCTGATGGTCAACCCACGCTTCTTCCACCTGAGCACGTGCAAGAGTTAAATTTGAGGTCTACAGGCATGCTCAATACCATCCAGAGGTTTTTTGCATATCACATGATTGAAACATATGGCTGTGACTATTCTACAAGTGGACTTTCTTTTGATACAGTTCATTCTAAGCTGAAATCTTTTCTTGAACTTCGAACTGCAGATGGACCCAGACATGATACCTATGTTTTATATTATAGTGGTCACTCCCATCGCACTGGTGAATGGGCACTAGCAG GTGGCGATGCATTACGGCTTGACACGCTTTTGGAATGGTGGAGGGAGAAGAATGGGTCTTTTTGTTCACGACTTATAATTGTGTTAGACTGTGAGAACTCCCAGTCTTGGGTTAAAGAAGTAAGAAAAGTAAATGATCTATATATTGCAGTACAAGGAGCAGAATTTGCCAGAGTGGTAGACATTGAGGAAGCAGACCCTCCACAACTTGGTGACTTTACCAGAGAATGGGTCGAATATAATTGTAACCCTGACAATAGCATCAGCTGGTCTGAAAAGGGCCGTGCGGTGAAAGCAGTGTATGGTGTGTCAAAACGCTGGAGTGACTATACTCTACATTTGCCAACAGGAAGTGATATTGCCAAACACTGGATGATGTACTTCCCTCGTGTTACCTATCCATTGGTGCATTTGGCAAACTGGTTTTGTGGTCTCAATCTGTTCTGGGTCTGTAAGGCTTTTTTTAGATGCTTGAAAAGATTAAAAATGAATTGGTTTCTTCCCACAGTGCTGGACACAGGACAAGGCTTCAAACTTGTCAAATCTTAA
- the TMEM168 gene encoding transmembrane protein 168 isoform X3 gives MAAARCGPGGSETFLGSRRRPKNGIFMSVFLIVLPLESMAHGLFHELGNCLGGTCVGYAVVIPTNFCSPDGQPTLLPPEHVQELNLRSTGMLNTIQRFFAYHMIETYGCDYSTSGLSFDTVHSKLKSFLELRTADGPRHDTYVLYYSGHSHRTGEWALAGGDALRLDTLLEWWREKNGSFCSRLIIVLDCENSQSWVKEVRKVNDLYIAVQGAEFARVVDIEEADPPQLGDFTREWVEYNCNPDNSISWSEKGRAVKAVYGVSKRWSDYTLHLPTGSDIAKHWMMYFPRVTYPLVHLANWFCGLNLFWVCKAFFRCLKRLKMNWFLPTVLDTGQGFKLVKS, from the exons CCAAAGAATGGGATCTTCATGAGTGTGTTTCTGATTGTTTTGCCTCTGGAGTCAATGGCTCATGGGCTTTTCCATGAACTGGGGAACTGCTTGGGAGGAACATGTGTTGGATATGCTGTTGTGATTCCCACCAACTTCTGCAG tCCTGATGGTCAACCCACGCTTCTTCCACCTGAGCACGTGCAAGAGTTAAATTTGAGGTCTACAGGCATGCTCAATACCATCCAGAGGTTTTTTGCATATCACATGATTGAAACATATGGCTGTGACTATTCTACAAGTGGACTTTCTTTTGATACAGTTCATTCTAAGCTGAAATCTTTTCTTGAACTTCGAACTGCAGATGGACCCAGACATGATACCTATGTTTTATATTATAGTGGTCACTCCCATCGCACTGGTGAATGGGCACTAGCAG GTGGCGATGCATTACGGCTTGACACGCTTTTGGAATGGTGGAGGGAGAAGAATGGGTCTTTTTGTTCACGACTTATAATTGTGTTAGACTGTGAGAACTCCCAGTCTTGGGTTAAAGAAGTAAGAAAAGTAAATGATCTATATATTGCAGTACAAGGAGCAGAATTTGCCAGAGTGGTAGACATTGAGGAAGCAGACCCTCCACAACTTGGTGACTTTACCAGAGAATGGGTCGAATATAATTGTAACCCTGACAATAGCATCAGCTGGTCTGAAAAGGGCCGTGCGGTGAAAGCAGTGTATGGTGTGTCAAAACGCTGGAGTGACTATACTCTACATTTGCCAACAGGAAGTGATATTGCCAAACACTGGATGATGTACTTCCCTCGTGTTACCTATCCATTGGTGCATTTGGCAAACTGGTTTTGTGGTCTCAATCTGTTCTGGGTCTGTAAGGCTTTTTTTAGATGCTTGAAAAGATTAAAAATGAATTGGTTTCTTCCCACAGTGCTGGACACAGGACAAGGCTTCAAACTTGTCAAATCTTAA